A region from the Alosa alosa isolate M-15738 ecotype Scorff River chromosome 7, AALO_Geno_1.1, whole genome shotgun sequence genome encodes:
- the LOC125297082 gene encoding B-cell receptor CD22-like isoform X2 has product MLTVIWGETAVICRRFVPLNVDADMYVCGPLFVAFLLSAPGVLGNMYGVEYSLTEICAPAGSAVDIPCTYTYPTKDRVKKAFWFTKWEEGKDPEDLFQSEDYRDRAEYRGNKEHDCTLRIKNLRDTDHGLKYRFRFITDDPVGKYAGKEVTLHMTGVSHCWSVTYTHQEICAVEGSSVDITCYYSYPSGYAVTTPLWVSSLGSGERMDFSVKNTYGNHVEYLGNKNNDCSLRIKELSVNHKGKYYFRFETSDTTGTWNGKPDVSLSVAGFLVNMDHDKVKEGESVTLTCSTTCTLSDPPSYIWYKNSHPIADSQTSMEYLYLTPVRIDDSGSYSCAVRGHEDHPSPVRTLSVRYAPRNMSASPSFSGHILEGSSVTLTCSSDANPPATYTWFKVKRGQTFPMGSGQQLNISNISSEFSGQFYCRAENSAGTNDSEPFLVDVHYGPKNTSASITPSGNIVEGDSVTLTCSSDANPPVHNYTWYKINRVNTSLGSEQNLSFTNISSGDMGQYYCEVANTVASSYSAVLHVNVYYSPRNTEVIISSSGEGSLVTLTCNTDSNPPVHTYSWYRKNSSGSVLTATGNSSSFTVVSDGDIYYCVAHNEYGSHNSFEIEVTSTAIIHQTGMPAGLFAALGIIPAVAIIVVLVFVCRRGKRISTTENRSTMVDNRQPEDPSPVYEQVSAVLLTSDQEDRVDSQGDQEVSGGDRVVSGEDQEVSGGDRVDSGGDENDVQYASVQFKVKNKDAAQDSPAVQPQEKKEEEEDVTYALVKFRSPSREVIQDEDDTAIYSNVNKPRS; this is encoded by the exons ATGCTGACTGTCATTTGGGGTGAAACAGCAGTAATCTGCAGACGTTTTGTTCCTCTAAAT GTCGATGCAGACATGTACGTCTGTGGACCCCTTTTCGTTGCATTCCTTCTATCTGCACCAG GTGTTTTAGGAAATATGTATGGTGTGGAATACAGCTTAACAGAGATCTGTGCACCAGCTGGGTCTGCAGTGGATATTCCCTGCACATACACCTATCCAACAAAGGACAGAGTTAAGAAAGCATTCTGGTTTACAAAATGGGAGGAAGGCAAGGATCCTGAAGACTTGTTTCAGAGTGAAGACTATCGAGATCGAGCTGAATATCGGGGGAATAAAGAGCATGATTGTACTCTCAGGATTAAAAATCTGAGAGACACAGACCATGGGCTGAAATATAGATTTAGGTTTATAACAGATGATCCGGTTGGAAAATATGCTGGCAAAGAGGTGACTCTTCATATGACAG GTGTATCACATTGCTGGAGCGTGACATATACCCACCAGGAGATCTGTGCTGTGGAAGGTTCCTCTGTGGACATAACATGCTACTATTCTTACCCCAGTGGCTATGCTGTCACAACACCACTCTGGGTTTCCAGTTTGGGTTCTGGTGAGAGGATGGATTTTAGTGTGAAAAATACATATGGCAACCATGTGGAATATCttggaaataaaaataatgactGCAGCCTAAGGATAAAGGAACTTAGTGTGAATCACAAAGGAAAATATTACTTCAGATTTGAAACAAGTGACACAACTGGGACCTGGAACGGAAAACCTGATGTCTCTCTCAGTGTGGCAG GTTTTCTGGTAAATATGGATCATGATAAAGTGAAAGAAGGGGAGAGTGTCACACTGACCTGCAGCACCACCTGCACTTTGAGTGACCCCCCCTCTTACATCTGGTACAAGAACTCCCACCCTATTGCAGACAGTCAGACATCAATGGAATACCTGTACCTAACCCCAGTACGCATTGATGATTCAGGCAGTTACTCCTGTGCTGTGAGAGGACATGAGGACCATCCCTCACCTGTACGAACTCTCAGTGTCAGGT ATGCTCCTAGAAATATGTCAGCATCACCAAGTTTCTCTGGTCATATACTGGAGGGAAGCTCAGTGACTCTGACCTGCAGCAGTGATGCCAACCCACCAGCAACCTACACCTGGTTTAAGGTGAAAAGGGGTCAAACCTTTCCTATGGGATCAGGACAGCAGTTGAACATCAGCAATATCAGCTCGGAGTTTAGCGGGCAGTTCTACTGCAGAGCTGAGAACAGTGCAGGAACCAATGATTCTGAACCATTTCTGGTGGATGTTCATT ACGGCCCAAAGAACACGTCTGCATCAATCACTCCTTCTGGTAACATAGTGGAGGGGGATTCAGTGACTCTGACCTGCAGCAGTGATGCCAACCCACCAGTGCACAACTACACCTGGTACAAGATCAACAGAGTTAACACTTCATTAGGATCAGAGCAGAATCTCAGCTTCACTAACATCAGCTCTGGGGACATGGGGCAGTACTATTGTGAAGTGGCAAACACAGTTGCATCCAGTTACTCTGCAGTGCTACATGTGAATGTTTACT ATTCCCCCAGGAACACAGAAGTGATCATTAGTTCCTCTGGAGAGGGAAGTTTAGTGACTCTCACCTGCAACACTGACTCCAATCCCCCAGTCCACACATACTCCTGGTACAGGAAGAATAGTAGTGGCTCTGTTCTTACAGCCACAGGGAATAGCAGCAGCTTTACTGTTGTCTCAGATGGTGACATTTACTATTGTGTAGCACACAATGAATATGGCTCTCATAACTCCTTTGAAATTGAAGTGACTTCCACAG CCATAATTCATCAGACAGGTATGCCAGCAGGGCTGTTTGCTGCTTTGGGAATCATACCAGCTGTAGCTATAATTGTGgtccttgtgtttgtgtgcag AAGAGGGAAGCGTATATCCACCACCGAGAACAGAAGTACAATGGTGGACAATAGACAG CCGGAAGACCCCAGTCCTGTGTATGAACAAGTTTCTGCAGTGCTGTTGACATCTGACCAAGAAGACAGAGTGGACTCACAAGGAGATCAAGAGGTCTCAGGAGGAGACAGAGTGGTCTCAGGAGAAGATCAAGAGGTCTCAGGAGGAGACAGAGTGGACTCAGGAGGTGATGAAAATGACGTCCAGTATGCCAGTGTCCAGTTCAAGGTCAAAAATAAGGACGCGGCTCAAGACTCTCCAGCTGTGCAGCCTCAAGAgaagaaggaagaggaagaggatgttACGTATGCCTTGGTGAAGTTCCGTTCTCCCTCCCGTGAAGTCATCCA agacgagGATGATACTGCAATCTACAGCAATGTCAACAAACCCAGAAGCTGA
- the LOC125297082 gene encoding sialoadhesin-like isoform X1: MLTVIWGETAVICRRFVPLNVDADMYVCGPLFVAFLLSAPGVLGNMYGVEYSLTEICAPAGSAVDIPCTYTYPTKDRVKKAFWFTKWEEGKDPEDLFQSEDYRDRAEYRGNKEHDCTLRIKNLRDTDHGLKYRFRFITDDPVGKYAGKEVTLHMTGPLKVDKRELNQRVTLTCTSTCPPNFRPTYIWYRNRQPVGAKYTTSGNTLVINMVKKYADSGHYSCALRGHEDHLSPPVCVSHCWSVTYTHQEICAVEGSSVDITCYYSYPSGYAVTTPLWVSSLGSGERMDFSVKNTYGNHVEYLGNKNNDCSLRIKELSVNHKGKYYFRFETSDTTGTWNGKPDVSLSVAGFLVNMDHDKVKEGESVTLTCSTTCTLSDPPSYIWYKNSHPIADSQTSMEYLYLTPVRIDDSGSYSCAVRGHEDHPSPVRTLSVRYAPRNMSASPSFSGHILEGSSVTLTCSSDANPPATYTWFKVKRGQTFPMGSGQQLNISNISSEFSGQFYCRAENSAGTNDSEPFLVDVHYGPKNTSASITPSGNIVEGDSVTLTCSSDANPPVHNYTWYKINRVNTSLGSEQNLSFTNISSGDMGQYYCEVANTVASSYSAVLHVNVYYSPRNTEVIISSSGEGSLVTLTCNTDSNPPVHTYSWYRKNSSGSVLTATGNSSSFTVVSDGDIYYCVAHNEYGSHNSFEIEVTSTAIIHQTGMPAGLFAALGIIPAVAIIVVLVFVCRRGKRISTTENRSTMVDNRQPEDPSPVYEQVSAVLLTSDQEDRVDSQGDQEVSGGDRVVSGEDQEVSGGDRVDSGGDENDVQYASVQFKVKNKDAAQDSPAVQPQEKKEEEEDVTYALVKFRSPSREVIQDEDDTAIYSNVNKPRS; encoded by the exons ATGCTGACTGTCATTTGGGGTGAAACAGCAGTAATCTGCAGACGTTTTGTTCCTCTAAAT GTCGATGCAGACATGTACGTCTGTGGACCCCTTTTCGTTGCATTCCTTCTATCTGCACCAG GTGTTTTAGGAAATATGTATGGTGTGGAATACAGCTTAACAGAGATCTGTGCACCAGCTGGGTCTGCAGTGGATATTCCCTGCACATACACCTATCCAACAAAGGACAGAGTTAAGAAAGCATTCTGGTTTACAAAATGGGAGGAAGGCAAGGATCCTGAAGACTTGTTTCAGAGTGAAGACTATCGAGATCGAGCTGAATATCGGGGGAATAAAGAGCATGATTGTACTCTCAGGATTAAAAATCTGAGAGACACAGACCATGGGCTGAAATATAGATTTAGGTTTATAACAGATGATCCGGTTGGAAAATATGCTGGCAAAGAGGTGACTCTTCATATGACAG GTCCACTAAAGGTGGATAAAAGGGAACTGAATCAGAGAGTGACACTGACCTGCACCTCCACCTGCCCTCCGAACTTCAGACCCACCTACATCTGGTACAGGAACAGACAACCTGTTGGTGCCAAATACACGACCAGCGGCAACACTCTGGTGATAAACATGGTCAAAAAATATGCTGACAGTGGACATTACTCCTGTGCTCTCAGAGGACATGAGGACCATCTCTCTCCACCAGTGT GTGTATCACATTGCTGGAGCGTGACATATACCCACCAGGAGATCTGTGCTGTGGAAGGTTCCTCTGTGGACATAACATGCTACTATTCTTACCCCAGTGGCTATGCTGTCACAACACCACTCTGGGTTTCCAGTTTGGGTTCTGGTGAGAGGATGGATTTTAGTGTGAAAAATACATATGGCAACCATGTGGAATATCttggaaataaaaataatgactGCAGCCTAAGGATAAAGGAACTTAGTGTGAATCACAAAGGAAAATATTACTTCAGATTTGAAACAAGTGACACAACTGGGACCTGGAACGGAAAACCTGATGTCTCTCTCAGTGTGGCAG GTTTTCTGGTAAATATGGATCATGATAAAGTGAAAGAAGGGGAGAGTGTCACACTGACCTGCAGCACCACCTGCACTTTGAGTGACCCCCCCTCTTACATCTGGTACAAGAACTCCCACCCTATTGCAGACAGTCAGACATCAATGGAATACCTGTACCTAACCCCAGTACGCATTGATGATTCAGGCAGTTACTCCTGTGCTGTGAGAGGACATGAGGACCATCCCTCACCTGTACGAACTCTCAGTGTCAGGT ATGCTCCTAGAAATATGTCAGCATCACCAAGTTTCTCTGGTCATATACTGGAGGGAAGCTCAGTGACTCTGACCTGCAGCAGTGATGCCAACCCACCAGCAACCTACACCTGGTTTAAGGTGAAAAGGGGTCAAACCTTTCCTATGGGATCAGGACAGCAGTTGAACATCAGCAATATCAGCTCGGAGTTTAGCGGGCAGTTCTACTGCAGAGCTGAGAACAGTGCAGGAACCAATGATTCTGAACCATTTCTGGTGGATGTTCATT ACGGCCCAAAGAACACGTCTGCATCAATCACTCCTTCTGGTAACATAGTGGAGGGGGATTCAGTGACTCTGACCTGCAGCAGTGATGCCAACCCACCAGTGCACAACTACACCTGGTACAAGATCAACAGAGTTAACACTTCATTAGGATCAGAGCAGAATCTCAGCTTCACTAACATCAGCTCTGGGGACATGGGGCAGTACTATTGTGAAGTGGCAAACACAGTTGCATCCAGTTACTCTGCAGTGCTACATGTGAATGTTTACT ATTCCCCCAGGAACACAGAAGTGATCATTAGTTCCTCTGGAGAGGGAAGTTTAGTGACTCTCACCTGCAACACTGACTCCAATCCCCCAGTCCACACATACTCCTGGTACAGGAAGAATAGTAGTGGCTCTGTTCTTACAGCCACAGGGAATAGCAGCAGCTTTACTGTTGTCTCAGATGGTGACATTTACTATTGTGTAGCACACAATGAATATGGCTCTCATAACTCCTTTGAAATTGAAGTGACTTCCACAG CCATAATTCATCAGACAGGTATGCCAGCAGGGCTGTTTGCTGCTTTGGGAATCATACCAGCTGTAGCTATAATTGTGgtccttgtgtttgtgtgcag AAGAGGGAAGCGTATATCCACCACCGAGAACAGAAGTACAATGGTGGACAATAGACAG CCGGAAGACCCCAGTCCTGTGTATGAACAAGTTTCTGCAGTGCTGTTGACATCTGACCAAGAAGACAGAGTGGACTCACAAGGAGATCAAGAGGTCTCAGGAGGAGACAGAGTGGTCTCAGGAGAAGATCAAGAGGTCTCAGGAGGAGACAGAGTGGACTCAGGAGGTGATGAAAATGACGTCCAGTATGCCAGTGTCCAGTTCAAGGTCAAAAATAAGGACGCGGCTCAAGACTCTCCAGCTGTGCAGCCTCAAGAgaagaaggaagaggaagaggatgttACGTATGCCTTGGTGAAGTTCCGTTCTCCCTCCCGTGAAGTCATCCA agacgagGATGATACTGCAATCTACAGCAATGTCAACAAACCCAGAAGCTGA